One segment of Variovorax sp. PAMC28562 DNA contains the following:
- a CDS encoding amidase yields the protein MAIKRPTIDQLQDVALSLGIHLSESQAASYNALLQGNFDAYDVIDAMPDYQPVVSYARTPGYRPSGEENKYGAWYIKTTIKGKPGGKLDGKTVVLKDNVCLAGVPMMNGASTLEGYMPNVDATVVTRLLDAGATVVGKSVCEYFCFSGGSHTSSSGPVHNPHRMGYSAGGSSSGSAALVAAGEVDLAIGGDQGGSIRMPASYCGIYGMKATHGLVPYTGVMPIELTIDHTGPMTNNVTDNALMLEVLAGPDGLDPRQHAGQESKPYAELMKGGVKGMRIGIVTEGFGWPQSDPLVNEKVRKAAEVFTGLGAIVSEVSVPMHAVGPAIWLPIAAEGATQQMMKDNGHGFNWKGLYVTSMVDFHAGWKQRADELSETLKLTMVLGEYFIQHYRGHFYAKSQNLSRQLTAAYDSSLANFDLLLMPTLPMTATPLPAAGAPVEEVIGRAFEMLPNCCPFDVTGHPAMSVPCGLVDGMPVGMMLVGKFYDEATIYRAAFAFEQAGDWKAI from the coding sequence ATGGCCATCAAGCGCCCCACCATCGACCAGTTGCAAGACGTTGCCCTGAGTCTCGGCATCCATCTGTCCGAATCGCAAGCGGCCAGCTATAACGCGCTGCTGCAGGGCAACTTCGATGCCTACGATGTGATCGATGCGATGCCCGACTACCAGCCCGTCGTCAGCTACGCGCGCACGCCCGGCTACCGCCCCTCTGGCGAAGAAAACAAGTACGGCGCCTGGTACATCAAGACCACGATCAAAGGCAAGCCGGGCGGCAAGCTCGACGGCAAGACGGTCGTGCTCAAAGACAACGTGTGCCTGGCCGGCGTGCCCATGATGAACGGCGCCTCCACGCTCGAGGGCTACATGCCGAACGTCGACGCGACGGTCGTCACACGTCTGCTCGACGCCGGCGCCACGGTGGTGGGCAAGTCGGTCTGCGAGTACTTCTGCTTTTCCGGCGGCTCGCACACCAGTTCGTCGGGGCCGGTGCACAACCCGCACCGCATGGGGTATTCGGCGGGCGGCTCGTCGTCCGGCAGCGCAGCGCTGGTCGCCGCTGGAGAAGTCGACCTCGCCATCGGTGGCGACCAGGGCGGCTCGATCCGCATGCCCGCTTCCTACTGCGGTATCTATGGCATGAAGGCCACGCACGGACTCGTGCCCTACACCGGCGTGATGCCGATCGAGCTGACCATCGACCACACCGGTCCGATGACCAACAACGTCACCGACAACGCGCTGATGCTCGAAGTGCTTGCGGGGCCCGATGGGCTCGACCCGCGTCAGCATGCGGGCCAGGAATCCAAGCCCTACGCCGAACTCATGAAAGGCGGCGTCAAGGGCATGCGCATCGGCATCGTCACCGAAGGCTTCGGCTGGCCGCAGTCCGACCCTTTGGTGAACGAAAAGGTGCGCAAGGCGGCCGAGGTGTTCACCGGGCTCGGCGCCATCGTGAGCGAAGTGTCGGTGCCCATGCATGCGGTCGGTCCGGCGATCTGGTTGCCGATCGCGGCCGAGGGCGCGACCCAGCAAATGATGAAGGACAACGGGCACGGCTTCAACTGGAAGGGCCTGTACGTCACCAGCATGGTCGACTTCCACGCGGGCTGGAAACAGCGGGCCGACGAGTTGTCGGAAACGCTCAAGCTCACCATGGTGCTGGGCGAGTATTTCATCCAGCACTACCGCGGCCACTTCTACGCCAAGTCGCAGAATCTGTCGCGCCAGTTGACGGCCGCCTACGACAGCTCGCTCGCCAACTTCGACCTGCTCCTTATGCCCACCCTGCCCATGACCGCCACGCCGTTGCCCGCCGCTGGTGCACCGGTCGAGGAAGTGATCGGCCGTGCCTTCGAAATGCTGCCCAACTGCTGCCCGTTCGACGTGACCGGCCATCCGGCCATGAGCGTGCCGTGCGGCCTGGTCGATGGCATGCCGGTCGGGATGATGCTGGTCGGCAAGTTCTACGACGAAGCCACGATCTACCGCGCCGCCTTCGCATTCGAGCAGGCCGGCGACTGGAAGGCCATCTGA
- a CDS encoding substrate-binding domain-containing protein, whose protein sequence is MFSSLESVMRRSPVPAPNGGTWHLPRPPHPPLARTELNIALCVPLGGSAGIWGPSALACAKLAVSELNREAGIGGRSCRLLTVNAADDSADIEAALTELVHAGDIDAIIGMHTSAVRQRILRAVGGQIPIIYTPLYEGGESSAGVFAIGETTARQLQPSIAWLGQRKRPRRWFAIGNDYIWPQMSHRMARGYIAEAGAAMVGESYVPFGTTDFSAALDALRQCRADAVLVSLVGQDAIEFNRAFGRAGLHREMLRLSCAVGENELLGIGADNSEELYVACGYFATLDTESNLAFKERYHAHFGERAPTLNTFGQSTYEGMHFLAALLDGHLQTDIDRKHLGHAPLVYRSARDAAYDGSGINRVPIYLARAEGNTFRVLTRF, encoded by the coding sequence ATGTTTTCATCCCTTGAATCGGTCATGCGTCGCTCGCCCGTACCTGCGCCGAATGGCGGCACCTGGCACTTGCCGCGTCCCCCGCACCCACCGCTAGCGCGTACGGAACTCAATATCGCGCTCTGCGTGCCGCTCGGCGGATCGGCAGGTATATGGGGGCCGTCGGCGCTCGCGTGCGCGAAGCTCGCAGTGTCTGAACTCAACCGCGAGGCCGGTATCGGCGGCCGGTCCTGCCGTTTGCTGACGGTCAACGCCGCAGACGACTCAGCCGACATCGAGGCCGCACTGACCGAACTGGTGCACGCTGGCGATATCGACGCGATCATCGGCATGCACACCAGTGCAGTGCGCCAACGCATCCTGCGCGCCGTCGGTGGCCAGATTCCTATCATCTACACCCCGCTATATGAAGGTGGAGAGTCGTCCGCTGGCGTGTTCGCGATCGGTGAGACCACGGCCCGCCAACTGCAGCCATCCATCGCCTGGCTGGGCCAGCGAAAACGCCCACGGCGCTGGTTCGCGATCGGCAACGACTACATCTGGCCGCAAATGTCGCATCGCATGGCGCGCGGCTACATCGCCGAGGCAGGCGCTGCCATGGTCGGCGAGAGCTACGTTCCGTTCGGCACTACGGATTTTTCGGCAGCGCTCGACGCGCTGCGGCAGTGCCGTGCCGACGCCGTACTGGTGTCCCTCGTCGGCCAAGATGCCATCGAGTTCAACCGAGCGTTCGGCCGTGCCGGGCTGCACCGCGAAATGCTGCGCCTGTCGTGTGCCGTTGGAGAGAACGAGCTGCTGGGAATCGGCGCCGACAACTCGGAGGAACTCTATGTCGCGTGCGGCTATTTCGCCACGCTCGACACCGAGTCCAACCTGGCGTTCAAGGAGCGCTATCACGCGCACTTCGGCGAACGCGCACCCACGCTCAACACCTTCGGCCAGTCGACCTACGAAGGCATGCATTTCCTCGCGGCGCTGCTCGACGGCCATCTCCAGACGGACATCGACCGCAAGCACCTGGGCCACGCGCCACTGGTTTACCGCAGTGCCCGCGACGCCGCATACGACGGCAGTGGCATCAACCGCGTGCCGATCTATCTTGCACGCGCCGAGGGCAATACTTTTCGCGTGCTGACACGTTTTTAG
- a CDS encoding MarR family winged helix-turn-helix transcriptional regulator — MTKPTATPMPEQDISQYLAYLLASANRRMRIGLAQSIAAEEVTEEHWRILQVLADEYGRSMGDLAETVLLNHPALTKNIDKLVSRGLVQRAADASDSRRVLVYISDLGLETVARLKKSVDAHHGQLEEALGPRKTSQLKKLLESFIEECETH; from the coding sequence ATGACAAAGCCTACCGCCACACCCATGCCTGAGCAAGACATCTCACAGTACCTGGCCTATCTGCTGGCCTCCGCCAACCGGCGCATGCGCATCGGGCTGGCGCAGTCGATCGCTGCTGAAGAGGTGACAGAAGAGCACTGGCGCATCCTCCAGGTGCTCGCCGACGAGTACGGGCGCTCGATGGGTGATCTGGCGGAGACGGTGCTGCTCAACCACCCGGCGTTGACGAAGAACATAGACAAATTGGTGAGCCGGGGCTTGGTGCAGCGTGCGGCCGACGCATCGGACAGCCGTCGCGTGCTCGTCTACATCAGCGACCTCGGGCTCGAAACGGTGGCGCGCCTGAAGAAGAGCGTCGACGCGCACCACGGTCAGCTGGAAGAGGCGCTGGGGCCGCGCAAGACCAGTCAGCTCAAGAAGCTGCTCGAAAGCTTCATCGAGGAGTGCGAGACGCACTGA
- a CDS encoding LysR substrate-binding domain-containing protein — translation MKTVPLLSSLAFARNVQLRHLRCFVAIAQERHLARAAERLALSQPAISKTLAELETLAGTRLVERSSAGRRGVQGLTPMGEQLLGHALRVLEAVDASAQAIAPTAGDRLERLRIGALPSVAPALLPLALARLRSHWPALQVTVKSAANAVLLDALRAGELDLVAGRMSDPQLMKGLSFELLYAEPLVFVARNGHPLARRAASVQAVLAYPLVLFAEGTIPRHSTESFFSARGLAVPPNALETLDLMVARALVAQSDAVWITPLGAVHDDLQAGTLSRLRIQTSGTEEPVGLLLRSEAEPSAACNAMVGLLRESARQGQEPKRTGRLSASRTPR, via the coding sequence TTGAAAACCGTCCCCCTTCTTTCCTCGCTGGCCTTCGCTCGCAACGTGCAACTGCGTCATTTGCGATGCTTCGTCGCGATCGCGCAGGAGCGCCATTTGGCACGGGCAGCGGAGCGACTGGCGCTGAGCCAGCCGGCCATTTCGAAGACATTGGCAGAGCTCGAGACGCTTGCCGGCACGCGTCTGGTCGAGCGCAGCAGTGCCGGTCGGCGCGGCGTTCAGGGCCTGACGCCGATGGGCGAGCAGTTGCTCGGCCACGCGCTGCGCGTGCTGGAGGCGGTGGACGCCAGCGCGCAGGCGATCGCGCCCACTGCGGGTGACCGACTAGAGCGGTTGCGCATCGGCGCGCTGCCGAGCGTGGCACCCGCGCTGCTGCCGCTGGCGCTGGCCCGCCTGCGCAGCCATTGGCCAGCATTGCAGGTGACCGTGAAGAGCGCTGCCAACGCGGTGCTGCTCGACGCGTTGCGCGCAGGAGAACTCGACCTCGTCGCTGGCCGCATGAGCGATCCGCAGCTGATGAAGGGCTTGAGCTTCGAGTTGCTCTACGCCGAGCCGCTGGTGTTCGTGGCACGGAATGGGCACCCGCTGGCCCGGCGTGCAGCGTCGGTACAGGCGGTGCTCGCCTATCCGCTCGTGTTGTTCGCCGAGGGCACGATCCCGCGCCACAGCACCGAGAGTTTCTTTTCCGCGCGCGGCCTCGCAGTGCCACCAAACGCATTGGAGACGCTGGACCTGATGGTGGCGCGCGCGTTGGTGGCGCAGTCCGATGCGGTCTGGATCACGCCGCTAGGCGCTGTCCACGACGACCTGCAGGCCGGCACGCTGTCACGGCTGCGCATCCAGACATCCGGCACCGAAGAACCGGTCGGGCTGCTGCTGCGCAGCGAAGCCGAGCCGTCGGCCGCCTGCAATGCGATGGTGGGGCTGTTGCGCGAGTCGGCCCGGCAAGGCCAGGAGCCCAAGCGCACCGGCCGGCTCAGTGCGTCTCGCACTCCTCGATGA
- the pcaH gene encoding protocatechuate 3,4-dioxygenase subunit beta — protein sequence MLDRNPKPLATLSPRDWASHPSYIYPGYKSTLKRGPQQPLIPLKASLGELQQPVYGHNAIGEFDHDLTRNARKNGEPLGERMILTGQVLDERRRPVANTLVELWQANASGRYVHKVDQHDAPLDPNFLGAGRCLTDSEGRYRFLTIKPGAYPWGNHPNAWRPQHIHLSLFGQHFASRLVTQMYFPGDPLMQYDPMITGTPERYRNRLIADFSLDVTQEGYALGYQFDIVLRGADETPFENR from the coding sequence ATGCTGGACCGAAACCCAAAGCCCCTGGCGACGCTCTCACCGCGCGACTGGGCCAGCCATCCCTCGTACATCTACCCGGGCTACAAGTCGACCTTGAAGCGCGGCCCGCAACAGCCGCTGATTCCACTCAAGGCATCGCTCGGCGAACTGCAGCAACCGGTCTACGGACACAACGCCATCGGCGAGTTCGACCACGACCTGACGCGCAACGCGCGCAAGAACGGCGAGCCGTTGGGCGAACGCATGATCCTGACCGGCCAGGTGCTCGACGAGCGTCGACGCCCGGTCGCCAACACGCTGGTCGAGCTGTGGCAGGCCAACGCGTCGGGCCGCTATGTGCACAAGGTCGACCAGCACGATGCGCCGCTCGATCCCAACTTTCTCGGTGCCGGGCGCTGCCTGACCGACAGCGAAGGCCGCTATCGGTTTCTGACCATCAAGCCAGGCGCCTATCCCTGGGGCAATCATCCCAACGCATGGCGCCCACAGCACATTCACTTGTCGCTGTTCGGCCAGCATTTTGCGAGCCGCCTGGTGACGCAGATGTACTTTCCCGGAGACCCGCTGATGCAGTACGACCCGATGATCACCGGCACGCCGGAGCGCTATCGCAACCGCTTGATCGCCGACTTCAGCCTCGACGTCACCCAAGAAGGCTACGCACTGGGCTACCAGTTCGACATCGTGCTGCGCGGCGCCGACGAAACGCCGTTCGAAAACCGTTGA
- the pcaG gene encoding protocatechuate 3,4-dioxygenase subunit alpha, whose amino-acid sequence MMSALEADFGQTPSQTVGPYFAYGLTASQYGYDFDQPFDAVLALENARGERIRVEGRVIDGDGNVIGDALVEISQPDGEGRYPQTVDDARSSSFRGFGRCGTGTESGNRFVFHTVKPGAETLGEAPHINVIVTMRGLLLHTFTRIYFSDEAGANANDTMLQSVPADRRGTLIAERVAQDGAVRYRFDIRMQGDGETVFFDV is encoded by the coding sequence ATGATGAGCGCACTGGAAGCCGACTTCGGCCAGACCCCTTCCCAAACCGTAGGCCCCTACTTCGCCTACGGCCTCACCGCCTCGCAATATGGCTACGACTTCGACCAGCCTTTTGACGCCGTGCTGGCGCTCGAAAACGCCAGAGGCGAGCGCATTCGGGTCGAAGGTCGCGTGATCGACGGCGACGGCAATGTGATCGGCGATGCGCTGGTCGAGATCAGCCAGCCCGATGGCGAAGGTCGCTATCCACAAACGGTCGACGACGCGCGAAGCTCGAGCTTTCGGGGATTCGGCCGCTGCGGCACGGGCACCGAAAGCGGCAATCGCTTCGTATTCCATACGGTGAAGCCCGGCGCCGAAACATTGGGCGAGGCACCGCACATCAACGTCATCGTGACGATGCGAGGGCTGTTGCTGCACACCTTCACGCGAATCTATTTCAGCGACGAAGCGGGTGCCAACGCGAATGACACCATGCTGCAAAGCGTACCCGCCGATCGCCGCGGCACGTTGATCGCGGAACGCGTGGCGCAAGACGGCGCGGTGCGATATCGCTTCGACATTCGTATGCAGGGCGATGGCGAAACGGTGTTCTTCGACGTCTGA